One window from the genome of Nocardioides panaciterrulae encodes:
- a CDS encoding YihY/virulence factor BrkB family protein, translated as MTTARLVPVTIEMDGDELDVEDAWRLVRRVGVRRVLLGAFERFRYGDGFTSSRALALQTCLALVPFLLALTGLATDLDAERPSRVVAATIEHVSPGQGGTDALAKAVDSHRGGDSTGELALVLGLALSLVSMTTAMAQVERGSNRIYGIRRDRPALRKYGRSAVLTAVLAGPVGVGFLMLVAGGPFGRPCTGGTAGPPAP; from the coding sequence ATGACCACCGCGCGCCTCGTCCCCGTGACCATCGAGATGGACGGCGACGAGCTCGACGTGGAGGACGCCTGGCGGCTGGTCCGGCGGGTCGGCGTACGCCGGGTGCTGCTGGGGGCGTTCGAGCGGTTCCGCTACGGCGACGGCTTCACCAGCAGCCGCGCGCTGGCGCTGCAGACGTGCCTGGCGCTGGTGCCGTTCCTGCTGGCGCTGACCGGGCTGGCCACCGACCTGGACGCGGAGCGGCCCAGCCGGGTGGTCGCGGCGACCATCGAGCACGTCTCCCCCGGCCAGGGCGGCACCGATGCGCTGGCCAAGGCGGTGGACAGCCACCGGGGCGGGGACTCCACCGGCGAGCTGGCGCTGGTGCTCGGGCTGGCGCTCTCGCTGGTCTCCATGACCACCGCGATGGCCCAGGTCGAGCGCGGGAGCAACCGGATCTACGGCATCCGCCGGGACCGGCCGGCGCTGCGCAAGTACGGGCGCTCCGCGGTGCTCACCGCGGTCCTGGCCGGACCGGTGGGCGTCGGCTTCCTGATGCTGGTGGCCGGCGGGCCCTTCGGCAGGCCATGCACCGGTGGTACGGCTGGTCCCCCGGCACCGTGA
- a CDS encoding Acg family FMN-binding oxidoreductase has protein sequence MSETTTTAPGPAAESRPAPPAVPFRELVELACRAPSLHNTQPWRWRADGTRLRLYADRTRQLPHSDPDGRAVAISCGAALHHAQVAAEALGWEVVVRRCPDPADPDLLATLDLAPGRVVPAAQERLEALRARSTDRRRFTSWPLPAERLDRLAERAAAWGAKVVPVVDPGRQVALEELMRRADEIERGDPDHVAEVAPWVGSRGAQGVPVTSIPEVNPHRPAVPSRYQPGEPADPRGELPDPQGEPGEFVEGLMVLGTLEDDPPAWLRCGETLSALWLGTLRQGLSLLPLSQVTEVPATRERLRHDVLDGLLWPQLTVRVGWQEITRGPLPRAPRGPVEEVLRFD, from the coding sequence ATGAGCGAGACCACCACCACGGCCCCGGGGCCAGCAGCCGAGTCGAGGCCTGCTCCGCCCGCGGTGCCGTTCCGTGAGCTGGTGGAGCTCGCGTGTCGGGCGCCGAGCCTCCACAACACCCAGCCCTGGCGGTGGCGGGCGGACGGCACGCGGTTGCGGCTGTACGCCGACCGCACCCGTCAGCTCCCGCACTCCGATCCCGACGGCCGTGCCGTGGCGATCAGCTGCGGGGCGGCGCTGCACCACGCGCAGGTCGCGGCGGAGGCGCTGGGCTGGGAGGTCGTCGTACGGCGCTGCCCGGACCCGGCCGACCCGGACCTGCTGGCCACGCTCGACCTGGCCCCGGGGCGTGTTGTCCCCGCGGCCCAGGAGCGGCTCGAGGCGCTGCGGGCCCGCAGCACCGACCGCCGCCGGTTCACCTCGTGGCCGCTCCCGGCCGAACGACTGGACCGACTCGCCGAGCGGGCCGCCGCCTGGGGGGCGAAGGTCGTCCCCGTGGTCGATCCGGGTCGGCAGGTGGCCCTCGAGGAGCTCATGCGTCGCGCCGACGAGATCGAGCGCGGCGACCCCGACCACGTCGCCGAGGTGGCGCCGTGGGTCGGGTCGCGCGGTGCGCAGGGGGTGCCGGTCACCAGCATCCCGGAGGTGAACCCGCACCGGCCGGCGGTGCCGTCGCGCTACCAGCCCGGCGAGCCGGCCGACCCGCGGGGCGAGCTCCCGGACCCGCAGGGCGAGCCCGGCGAGTTCGTGGAGGGGCTGATGGTGCTGGGCACGCTCGAGGACGACCCGCCGGCCTGGTTGCGCTGCGGGGAGACGCTGAGCGCGCTGTGGCTCGGCACCCTGCGACAGGGCCTGTCCCTGCTGCCGCTGAGCCAGGTCACCGAGGTGCCCGCCACCCGCGAGCGGCTGCGCCATGACGTGCTCGACGGCCTGCTGTGGCCGCAGCTGACGGTCCGGGTGGGCTGGCAGGAGATCACCCGAGGCCCGCTGCCGCGCGCACCGCGTGGTCCGGTCGAGGAGGTGCTCCGCTTCGACTAG
- the mca gene encoding mycothiol conjugate amidase Mca, which yields MSHALRSGPRAGLRLMHVHAHPDDESSKGAATTARYVDEGVDVHVVTCTGGERGSILNPKMDRPDVLENISEIRRQEMERARDILGVRQDWLGFVDSGWPEGDPKPPLPEGCFALVPVEEAAEPLVRLIREFRPHVVTTYDENGGYPHPDHIMCHKVAVAAFEAAGDPARYPGAGAPWQPLKLYYHHSFNRPRMQALHDAMLAHGLESPWEERLKDWKPDPEWDDRITTRVPCGDYFGVRDQALLAHATQIDPDGHWFAIPRELQEKIWPTEDYELVVSHVPSQTPEDDLFAGVPDHA from the coding sequence ATGTCGCACGCCCTCCGCAGCGGCCCTCGCGCCGGCCTGCGCCTCATGCACGTCCACGCCCACCCCGACGACGAGTCGAGCAAGGGTGCGGCGACGACGGCGCGCTACGTCGACGAGGGGGTCGACGTGCACGTGGTGACCTGCACCGGCGGCGAGCGCGGGTCGATCCTCAACCCCAAGATGGACCGCCCCGACGTGCTCGAGAACATCAGCGAGATCCGGCGCCAGGAGATGGAGCGGGCCCGCGACATCCTCGGCGTGCGGCAGGACTGGCTCGGCTTCGTCGACTCCGGCTGGCCGGAGGGCGACCCGAAGCCGCCGCTGCCCGAGGGCTGCTTCGCGCTGGTGCCGGTCGAGGAGGCGGCCGAGCCGCTGGTCCGGCTGATCCGCGAGTTCCGTCCGCACGTGGTCACGACGTACGACGAGAACGGTGGCTACCCGCACCCCGACCACATCATGTGCCACAAGGTGGCGGTGGCGGCGTTCGAGGCGGCCGGTGACCCCGCGCGCTACCCCGGGGCCGGCGCGCCGTGGCAGCCGCTGAAGCTCTACTACCACCACTCGTTCAACCGGCCGCGCATGCAGGCCCTGCACGACGCGATGCTGGCGCACGGCCTGGAGTCCCCCTGGGAGGAGCGGCTCAAGGACTGGAAGCCCGACCCGGAGTGGGACGACCGGATCACCACCCGGGTGCCGTGCGGCGACTACTTCGGGGTCCGCGACCAGGCGCTGCTCGCCCACGCCACCCAGATCGACCCCGACGGCCACTGGTTCGCGATCCCGCGCGAGCTGCAGGAGAAGATCTGGCCGACCGAGGACTACGAGCTGGTCGTGAGCCACGTCCCCAGCCAGACCCCGGAGGACGACCTGTTCGCCGGGGTCCCCGACCACGCCTGA
- a CDS encoding YhjD/YihY/BrkB family envelope integrity protein, with protein sequence MTAWQVARWPVAVVMLVFAIAVLLDHAPRRRQPALSWLALGAAIAVVLTLAATGALAAYVKVSSSFGSTYGPLAGIVVLLMWSLLCSISFFYGAAVCAQLEALRAGQDSPALDDPGRPHGHVVDGS encoded by the coding sequence GTGACCGCCTGGCAGGTCGCGCGGTGGCCGGTGGCCGTGGTGATGCTGGTCTTCGCGATCGCCGTCCTGCTCGACCACGCGCCACGTCGCCGGCAGCCGGCGCTGTCCTGGCTGGCCCTCGGCGCCGCGATCGCGGTGGTGCTGACGCTGGCGGCCACCGGCGCGCTCGCGGCGTACGTCAAGGTCAGCTCGTCCTTCGGCAGCACCTACGGCCCGCTCGCCGGCATCGTCGTACTGCTGATGTGGTCGCTGCTCTGCTCGATCTCGTTCTTCTACGGCGCTGCGGTCTGCGCCCAGCTCGAGGCGCTGCGCGCCGGGCAGGACTCCCCCGCCCTCGACGACCCCGGCCGCCCGCACGGCCACGTGGTGGACGGCTCGTAG
- the greA gene encoding transcription elongation factor GreA: protein MTQSTEQGTIWLTQDAYDKLKAELADLKGPVRQEVIARISAARDEGDLKENGGYHAAREEQGKVEGRIRQLEDMLDRAEVGETPADDGIVEPGMKVTYKFVGDDDDDAETFLLGAREIEDSVSGIKVYSPQSPLGSAIIGAKVGDTLSYEAPTGKMLEVVILDAKPYTG from the coding sequence ATGACGCAGTCCACCGAGCAGGGCACGATCTGGCTGACCCAGGACGCCTACGACAAGCTCAAGGCGGAGCTGGCGGACCTCAAGGGTCCGGTCCGCCAGGAGGTCATCGCCCGGATCAGCGCCGCCCGCGACGAGGGCGACCTGAAGGAGAACGGCGGCTACCACGCCGCCCGCGAGGAGCAGGGCAAGGTCGAGGGCCGGATCCGGCAGCTCGAGGACATGCTCGACCGCGCCGAGGTCGGCGAGACCCCGGCCGACGACGGCATCGTCGAGCCCGGCATGAAGGTCACCTACAAGTTCGTCGGCGATGACGACGACGACGCCGAGACCTTCCTGCTCGGCGCCCGCGAGATCGAGGACTCGGTGTCGGGGATCAAGGTCTACTCCCCCCAGTCGCCGCTCGGCTCGGCCATCATCGGCGCCAAGGTCGGCGACACCCTCTCCTACGAGGCCCCCACCGGCAAGATGCTCGAGGTGGTCATCCTCGACGCCAAGCCCTACACCGGCTGA
- a CDS encoding methyltransferase domain-containing protein: protein MDANDWDQRYAAAELVWSVTPNRFVEEELTALTAGRAVDLAAGEGRNAIWLAGRGWDVTAVDFSQVALDKGRRLAADQQLRGTVRWECADATAWRAEEEYDVAVVAYLQLPADQRRAAVRRAFDALRPGGTFLLVAHDSTNLAEGTGGPQDPAVLMTAEDVLADLGDRSFEVVRAGRVPRTVEDGHGEQPARTAWDCLVRVVRLGRGAPAGIPGQPGIPSVVSPCNAHPPREEADNPCPETVRRSGGRGSPGPRPGPPRRERPEGHRSHRSRRSHGSQRS from the coding sequence GTGGACGCGAATGACTGGGACCAGCGGTATGCCGCGGCCGAGCTGGTGTGGTCGGTCACGCCCAACCGGTTCGTCGAGGAGGAGCTGACCGCGCTGACCGCGGGCCGCGCGGTCGACCTGGCGGCCGGCGAGGGCCGCAACGCGATCTGGCTGGCCGGCCGCGGCTGGGACGTCACCGCGGTGGACTTCTCCCAGGTGGCGCTCGACAAGGGCCGGCGGCTCGCCGCCGACCAGCAGTTGCGGGGCACCGTGCGCTGGGAGTGCGCCGACGCGACTGCCTGGCGGGCCGAGGAGGAGTACGACGTGGCGGTCGTCGCCTACCTGCAGCTACCCGCCGACCAGCGCCGGGCCGCCGTACGACGGGCCTTCGACGCGCTGCGTCCGGGTGGCACGTTCCTGCTGGTGGCCCACGACTCCACCAACCTCGCCGAGGGCACCGGCGGACCCCAGGACCCGGCGGTGCTGATGACCGCCGAGGACGTGCTCGCCGACCTCGGCGACCGCTCGTTCGAGGTCGTGCGCGCCGGCCGGGTCCCCCGGACCGTCGAGGACGGGCACGGCGAGCAGCCGGCCCGCACCGCCTGGGACTGCCTGGTGCGCGTGGTGCGGCTGGGGCGAGGCGCCCCTGCAGGAATCCCCGGCCAGCCGGGGATTCCCTCGGTTGTCAGCCCCTGCAACGCCCATCCACCGAGAGAAGAGGCTGACAACCCCTGCCCTGAGACGGTCAGGCGGTCGGGTGGTCGTGGTTCTCCGGGTCCCCGGCCGGGTCCGCCGAGGCGCGAGCGCCCCGAGGGGCACCGGAGTCACCGGAGTCGCCGGAGTCACGGGAGTCAGCGGAGCTAG
- a CDS encoding DUF4307 domain-containing protein — MTTSDALRERYGAPAPWRRRVTIAASAVVALAFLGWLGWAAWAHVDPQVDSDLVGWSVDGEHAATVKVSVHLHDADVRARCLLRASAADHAIVGELSFVPRYGAPQPLVERVRTERRATSIELVGCTAPGQPQPQ, encoded by the coding sequence GTGACCACCTCCGACGCGCTCCGCGAACGGTACGGCGCGCCCGCGCCCTGGCGCCGCCGGGTGACGATCGCGGCGAGCGCGGTCGTGGCGCTGGCGTTCCTCGGCTGGCTGGGGTGGGCGGCCTGGGCGCACGTCGACCCCCAGGTCGACTCCGACCTGGTCGGCTGGTCCGTCGACGGCGAGCACGCCGCGACCGTCAAGGTCTCGGTGCACCTGCACGACGCCGACGTCCGCGCCCGCTGCCTGCTGCGCGCCTCCGCCGCCGACCACGCGATCGTGGGCGAGCTGTCGTTCGTGCCGCGGTACGGCGCCCCGCAACCGCTGGTCGAGCGGGTGCGGACCGAGCGCCGCGCGACCTCGATCGAGCTGGTCGGCTGCACCGCCCCCGGCCAGCCGCAGCCGCAGTGA
- a CDS encoding AI-2E family transporter, giving the protein MSNDAGRPGNGGRGEDPGDNPGTGSDQGSDQGSDQGSGQAADGRSDGGTRTGAGGTVAGAVAGGGAGGRRRLPIPGLRPRIQDDEGIAQRLAHQWSQMREERKAEPEPITAGPSNFTRAQVPWGLDLAAAWGWRFLVIVAAGYVVFWAVGFFAVVVLPIVVALLITALVSPVVAGLQRIGLPRGLSAFLVVLASLAFIVALLTFAGQQVANGANDLADQTVKGLDEVKRWLKTGPLHASDSQIQHYIGRAQEAITPSPDKSILSRVTEVGTAVGHVVAGLFIVLFSTYFFLADGERIWAWMVRLSPRAGRRHVDSSGRVAWVSLTQFVRATVIVAGTDAIGIVIVATILGVPFVLAIGVLVFLGAFVPMVGATVAGTIAVLVALVDQGPITALFMLGGVILVQQIEGHVLQPFLMGRWVSLHPLGVIVAIGCGVLVAGIPGALVAVPFAAAVNAVVQHLANYTAPGDEAEEGLAEDYREMGERAPSRETLEHE; this is encoded by the coding sequence GTGAGCAACGACGCGGGCCGACCGGGGAACGGCGGCCGGGGCGAGGACCCCGGCGACAACCCCGGCACGGGGTCCGACCAGGGGTCCGACCAGGGGTCCGACCAGGGGTCCGGCCAGGCGGCCGACGGGAGGTCCGACGGGGGGACCCGCACCGGGGCCGGCGGCACGGTCGCCGGGGCGGTGGCTGGTGGCGGCGCCGGCGGACGCCGCCGGTTGCCGATCCCCGGCCTGCGCCCCCGGATCCAGGACGACGAGGGCATCGCCCAGCGCCTGGCCCACCAGTGGTCCCAGATGCGCGAGGAGCGCAAGGCCGAGCCGGAGCCGATCACCGCCGGGCCCTCGAACTTCACCCGCGCCCAGGTGCCCTGGGGCCTCGACCTCGCCGCGGCCTGGGGCTGGCGGTTCCTGGTCATCGTGGCCGCCGGGTACGTCGTGTTCTGGGCGGTCGGGTTCTTCGCCGTGGTGGTGCTGCCGATCGTGGTGGCGCTCCTCATCACCGCGCTGGTCAGCCCGGTCGTCGCCGGCCTGCAGCGGATCGGCCTCCCGCGCGGGCTCTCGGCGTTCCTGGTCGTGCTCGCCAGCCTCGCGTTCATCGTGGCGCTGCTGACCTTCGCCGGGCAGCAGGTCGCCAACGGCGCCAACGACCTCGCCGACCAGACCGTCAAGGGCCTCGACGAGGTCAAGCGGTGGCTGAAGACCGGGCCGCTGCACGCCAGCGACAGCCAGATCCAGCACTACATCGGTCGGGCCCAGGAGGCGATCACCCCCTCCCCGGACAAGTCGATCCTGTCCCGGGTCACCGAGGTCGGCACCGCGGTCGGTCACGTGGTCGCGGGGCTGTTCATCGTGCTGTTCTCCACGTACTTCTTCCTCGCCGACGGCGAGCGGATCTGGGCCTGGATGGTGCGGCTCTCGCCGCGCGCCGGCCGCCGCCACGTCGACAGCTCCGGGCGCGTCGCCTGGGTCTCGCTGACCCAGTTCGTGCGGGCCACCGTGATCGTGGCCGGCACCGACGCCATCGGCATCGTGATCGTGGCGACGATCCTGGGCGTGCCGTTCGTGCTCGCGATCGGCGTGCTGGTCTTCCTCGGCGCGTTCGTCCCGATGGTCGGGGCGACGGTGGCCGGCACCATCGCGGTGCTGGTCGCGCTGGTCGACCAGGGGCCGATCACCGCGCTGTTCATGCTCGGTGGCGTGATCCTGGTCCAGCAGATCGAGGGCCACGTGCTGCAGCCGTTCCTCATGGGCCGGTGGGTCTCGCTGCACCCGCTCGGCGTGATCGTCGCGATCGGCTGCGGGGTGCTGGTCGCCGGGATCCCCGGGGCCCTGGTCGCGGTGCCGTTCGCCGCGGCGGTCAACGCGGTGGTGCAGCACCTGGCCAACTACACCGCGCCGGGGGACGAGGCCGAGGAAGGGCTCGCCGAGGACTACCGAGAGATGGGCGAACGAGCCCCGAGCAGGGAGACGCTGGAGCATGAGTGA
- a CDS encoding FtsX-like permease family protein, with product MSDAMVKHSLRSLLAHKLRLLLTVVAVTVGVAFVSGTFVLSDTMGKAFDQLYAGLTKGTDVTVRSVSHTDGVDFSGGRRPLDQAMVDRVAAVPGVALAEGGVSGYALVIDRHGDPVQPGGAPTLASSVAHDRRLAGDFSYRAGRAPSGPHEVALDALTARKAGYRLGDTVRVDFESGPASFTLAGIVGFGDTDSLAGATLAAFDLATAQQRLDKVGEVDQIDVVGDGSGSAAQLRDAIAQRLPDGTEALTGAQVADEGAAAVRDGMQVFTRILLVFAGVSLLVGSFVIWNTFNVLVAQRRREIALLRAVGATRRQVLGGIVLEALVVGLVSAALGLLGGVGLAVGIRELLAAIGIEVPTTAATVAPRTVVAALLVGVVVTLVAAVAPAAGATRVGPVEALREAQAVSTGLSRRRVLAGSLVLGLGVLGMLACLSVGDQPALTGVSTLVAFAGLVVCGPLLARGIARLADRGPRGGGWRLAARNIARTPQRAAATALALTIGLTVVSAVAVTAASTKASVADLVDAGNRADLILQPPGPGAGFSPEVADRVRHQAGVASVVEMRHTQAQVAGGSAAVAGLGTEGLTDVVDLGIRAGDLADFGAGTMLLGTDQAAKLGVGPGDDVAVTFPETGERHFRVAATFARDSVIGTGYVVALPDFAGNVTSRLDVAVLVHEAAGADRAAVEAELTRAMRADFPNVDVKNPAELTADAQAGIDQMLGLVTALLLLAVVVAILGIVNTLVLSVVERTRELGLMRAVGATRRQVRTVVRRESVLMSLLGALTGLALGTLAGVALSRALVEQGVSTVRVPVATLVVYLVVAAVVGVLAAVGPARRASRVDVLRAVTVD from the coding sequence GTGAGTGACGCGATGGTCAAGCACTCCCTGCGCTCGCTGCTCGCCCACAAGCTGCGGCTGCTGCTCACCGTCGTCGCCGTGACCGTCGGCGTGGCCTTCGTGTCGGGCACGTTCGTGCTCTCCGACACCATGGGCAAGGCCTTCGACCAGCTCTACGCCGGGCTGACGAAGGGCACCGACGTCACGGTCCGGTCGGTCTCCCACACCGACGGCGTCGACTTCTCCGGCGGCCGGCGCCCGCTCGACCAGGCGATGGTCGACCGGGTCGCGGCGGTGCCGGGCGTCGCGCTCGCCGAGGGCGGCGTGAGCGGCTACGCGCTGGTGATCGACCGGCACGGCGACCCGGTGCAGCCCGGCGGTGCCCCGACCCTGGCCAGCAGCGTGGCCCACGACCGGCGGCTCGCCGGCGACTTCAGCTACCGCGCCGGACGGGCCCCGTCGGGCCCGCACGAGGTGGCCCTCGACGCACTCACCGCCCGCAAGGCCGGCTACCGGCTCGGGGACACCGTCCGCGTCGACTTCGAGAGCGGTCCGGCGTCCTTCACGCTGGCCGGCATCGTCGGGTTCGGCGACACCGACAGTCTGGCCGGCGCCACGCTCGCGGCGTTCGACCTGGCCACCGCCCAGCAGCGACTGGACAAGGTCGGCGAGGTGGACCAGATCGACGTGGTCGGCGACGGCAGCGGCTCCGCCGCGCAGCTGCGCGACGCGATCGCCCAACGGCTCCCGGACGGCACCGAGGCGCTCACCGGGGCCCAGGTCGCCGACGAGGGCGCGGCCGCGGTGCGCGACGGCATGCAGGTCTTCACCCGGATCCTGCTGGTCTTCGCCGGGGTCTCCCTGCTGGTCGGCTCCTTCGTCATCTGGAACACCTTCAACGTCCTCGTCGCCCAGCGCCGCCGCGAGATCGCGCTGCTGCGGGCGGTCGGCGCGACCCGGCGCCAGGTCCTCGGCGGCATCGTCCTCGAGGCGCTCGTGGTGGGGTTGGTCTCCGCGGCGCTCGGTCTGCTCGGCGGCGTCGGGCTCGCGGTGGGGATCCGCGAGCTGCTGGCCGCGATCGGCATCGAGGTGCCCACCACGGCGGCGACGGTCGCACCGCGCACGGTCGTGGCGGCGCTGCTCGTGGGGGTCGTCGTCACGCTCGTGGCCGCGGTCGCGCCCGCGGCCGGCGCCACCCGGGTCGGCCCCGTCGAGGCGCTGCGCGAGGCCCAGGCGGTCAGCACCGGCCTGAGCCGCCGCCGCGTCCTGGCCGGCTCGCTGGTCCTCGGGCTCGGCGTGCTCGGCATGCTCGCCTGCCTCAGCGTCGGCGACCAGCCGGCGCTCACCGGCGTCAGCACGCTGGTGGCCTTCGCCGGCCTGGTCGTGTGCGGGCCGCTGCTCGCGCGGGGCATCGCCCGGCTCGCCGACCGCGGTCCGCGCGGCGGCGGCTGGCGGCTCGCGGCCCGCAACATCGCCCGGACCCCGCAGCGGGCCGCGGCCACCGCGCTCGCGCTCACGATCGGCCTGACCGTGGTCAGCGCGGTGGCGGTCACCGCCGCCTCGACCAAGGCGTCGGTCGCCGACCTCGTCGACGCCGGCAACCGGGCCGACCTGATCCTGCAGCCCCCGGGCCCGGGCGCCGGGTTCAGCCCCGAGGTGGCCGACCGGGTCCGCCACCAAGCCGGCGTCGCGTCGGTCGTGGAGATGCGCCACACCCAGGCGCAGGTCGCCGGCGGCTCGGCGGCGGTCGCCGGCCTCGGCACCGAGGGCCTCACCGACGTCGTCGACCTCGGGATCCGCGCCGGCGACCTCGCCGACTTCGGCGCCGGCACCATGCTGCTCGGCACCGACCAGGCCGCGAAGCTCGGCGTGGGTCCCGGCGACGACGTGGCGGTGACCTTCCCCGAGACCGGCGAACGGCACTTCCGGGTCGCGGCGACCTTCGCGCGGGACTCGGTGATCGGCACCGGCTACGTCGTCGCGCTGCCCGACTTCGCCGGCAACGTGACCTCCCGGCTCGACGTGGCGGTCCTGGTGCACGAGGCCGCCGGCGCCGACCGGGCCGCGGTCGAGGCCGAGCTGACCCGGGCGATGCGGGCGGACTTCCCGAACGTCGACGTCAAGAACCCCGCCGAGCTGACCGCGGACGCCCAGGCCGGCATCGACCAGATGCTCGGGCTGGTCACCGCCCTGCTGCTGCTCGCGGTCGTGGTGGCGATCCTCGGCATCGTGAACACGCTGGTGCTCTCGGTGGTCGAGCGCACCCGCGAGCTCGGGCTGATGCGGGCGGTCGGCGCGACCCGGCGGCAGGTGCGGACCGTCGTACGCCGGGAGTCGGTGCTGATGTCGCTGCTCGGCGCGCTCACCGGTCTCGCGCTCGGCACCCTCGCCGGCGTCGCGTTGAGCCGGGCGCTGGTCGAGCAGGGCGTCAGCACCGTCCGCGTGCCGGTCGCGACGCTGGTGGTCTACCTGGTCGTCGCGGCGGTCGTCGGGGTGCTCGCCGCGGTCGGCCCGGCCCGGCGCGCCAGCCGGGTCGACGTGCTGCGGGCGGTGACCGTCGACTGA
- the ilvA gene encoding threonine ammonia-lyase translates to MSEVATVTLADIEAAREVLRGVAVDTPMEESRWLSAYAGGPVRLKCENLQRTGSFKARGAYVRISRLSAAERANGVVAASAGNHAQGVALAAQLLGIKATVFMPEGAPIPKENATRGYGADVVFHGRYLEHALEAAEKFAAETGAVLIHPFDHVDIVAGQGTVGLEILEQAPEVETIVVPTGGGGLLAGIAIAVKQLRPDVRVVGVQAAGAAAYPDSLAHGRPVPLESMRTMADGIAVGRPGDITFAAVRDHVDEVVTVSEDSLSRALLALVERAKMIVEPAGAAAVAAILDRPAEFRTPTVALLSGGNIDPLLLGKVIRHGMAAAGRYLTLRVCIPDLPGELATLLGEVSAEGANVLEVMHERNSAALHLGEVEVHLQLETRGVPHAEAVATRLRERGYRVFA, encoded by the coding sequence ATGAGTGAGGTCGCCACGGTGACACTGGCCGACATCGAGGCCGCCCGGGAGGTGTTGCGCGGTGTCGCGGTCGACACCCCCATGGAGGAGTCGCGCTGGCTCTCGGCGTACGCCGGGGGCCCGGTGCGGCTGAAGTGCGAGAACCTGCAGCGCACCGGCTCGTTCAAGGCGCGCGGCGCCTACGTGCGGATCTCCCGGCTCTCCGCCGCGGAGCGTGCCAACGGCGTGGTGGCCGCGTCGGCCGGCAACCACGCCCAGGGCGTGGCGCTGGCCGCGCAGCTGCTCGGCATCAAGGCGACCGTGTTCATGCCCGAGGGGGCGCCGATCCCCAAGGAGAACGCGACCCGGGGCTACGGCGCGGACGTGGTCTTCCACGGCCGCTACCTCGAGCACGCGCTCGAGGCGGCCGAGAAGTTCGCCGCCGAGACCGGCGCGGTGCTGATCCACCCCTTCGACCACGTCGACATCGTGGCCGGGCAGGGCACCGTCGGGCTGGAGATCCTCGAGCAGGCGCCGGAGGTGGAGACGATCGTGGTGCCCACCGGGGGCGGGGGCCTGCTGGCCGGGATCGCGATCGCGGTCAAGCAGCTGCGGCCCGACGTACGCGTGGTCGGCGTGCAGGCCGCGGGCGCCGCGGCCTACCCCGACTCGCTCGCGCACGGCCGTCCGGTGCCGCTGGAGTCGATGCGGACGATGGCCGACGGGATCGCGGTGGGCCGGCCTGGCGACATCACGTTCGCAGCGGTGCGCGACCACGTGGACGAGGTGGTCACGGTCTCGGAGGACTCGCTGTCGCGGGCGCTGCTGGCGCTGGTCGAGCGGGCCAAGATGATCGTGGAGCCGGCCGGCGCCGCGGCGGTCGCGGCGATCCTGGACCGGCCCGCGGAGTTCCGGACGCCGACCGTCGCGCTGCTCTCCGGCGGCAACATCGACCCGCTGCTGCTCGGCAAGGTGATCCGGCACGGCATGGCGGCAGCCGGGCGCTACCTGACCCTGCGGGTGTGCATCCCCGACCTGCCCGGCGAGCTGGCCACCCTGCTCGGCGAGGTCAGCGCCGAGGGCGCGAACGTCCTGGAGGTCATGCACGAGCGCAACTCAGCCGCCCTGCACCTCGGCGAGGTCGAGGTGCACCTCCAGCTCGAGACCCGCGGCGTGCCGCACGCCGAGGCGGTGGCCACCCGGCTGCGCGAGCGGGGCTACCGGGTCTTCGCCTGA